In Rouxiella sp. WC2420, the following proteins share a genomic window:
- the ygfZ gene encoding tRNA-modifying protein YgfZ, which yields MTYKYPFPPQKPSSSSHLPLTVVSLEDWALVTMTGADTLSYLQGQVTADVEKLAPEHHVLCAHCDAKGKMWSNMRLFKRGDGMAFIERRNLRDQQMTEMKKYAVFSKITFVADDDVVLLGVAGFQASAALKGIFATLPDATTQVVQEDESTLLYLPLPAERYLIVTSPEKAQQITEEIGEQAQLNDSQQWLALDIEAGFPIIDTVNSVQFIPQATNIQALEGISFTKGCYAGQEMVARAKYRGANKRALYWLAGKSSKVPAAGDDLELQLGENWRRTGTVLAAVQLNDGAVWVQAVLNNDLDTDSVLRVRDEASSTLRVQPLPYSLEEDK from the coding sequence ATGACGTACAAGTACCCGTTTCCTCCGCAAAAACCTTCATCTTCGTCGCACCTTCCTCTGACCGTTGTGTCTCTGGAAGACTGGGCGCTGGTCACCATGACCGGGGCCGATACTCTCTCTTATTTGCAGGGTCAGGTTACCGCCGACGTCGAGAAGCTGGCTCCTGAACACCACGTGCTTTGCGCCCACTGCGACGCCAAAGGCAAAATGTGGAGCAATATGCGTCTGTTCAAGCGCGGCGATGGCATGGCGTTTATCGAGCGCCGCAACCTGCGCGATCAGCAGATGACCGAGATGAAGAAGTACGCAGTGTTCTCTAAAATTACCTTCGTTGCCGATGATGACGTGGTCCTGCTTGGCGTCGCCGGTTTCCAGGCTAGCGCGGCGCTGAAAGGTATCTTCGCCACCCTGCCTGACGCAACGACTCAGGTGGTGCAAGAAGATGAATCTACACTGCTTTATCTACCACTGCCTGCCGAGCGCTATCTGATTGTCACTAGCCCGGAGAAAGCGCAGCAGATAACGGAGGAAATCGGCGAACAGGCTCAGTTGAACGATAGCCAACAGTGGCTGGCGCTGGACATTGAAGCCGGATTCCCAATTATCGATACCGTTAATAGTGTGCAGTTTATTCCACAGGCCACTAATATTCAGGCGCTTGAAGGTATCAGTTTTACCAAAGGTTGCTACGCGGGCCAGGAGATGGTTGCACGCGCCAAGTATCGCGGGGCGAACAAGCGAGCACTGTATTGGCTGGCGGGTAAATCCAGCAAAGTTCCGGCCGCGGGAGACGATCTTGAGCTTCAACTTGGCGAGAACTGGCGCAGAACAGGCACAGTATTGGCTGCCGTTCAGCTTAATGATGGCGCAGTGTGGGTTCAGGCGGTGCTAAACAATGATTTAGACACTGACAGTGTGCTGCGCGTGCGTGATGAAGCCAGCAGTACTTTGCGAGTTCAGCCACTGCCGTACTCTCTGGAAGAAGATAAATAA